aggcaggagcaGTTTTGTTCTTTTGCAGTATCAGGTCACACCCTCTGAGTTAGATCCCCGTTCCTGACTTCCTTGCATATCTTCTGTTCCCATCTGCAGGTCATGGGAATTTCTTGATTGGCGAGAAGGGCTGCGGCTTGGGCATGCCTGGGCAAAACGACAAAGCAGTTGAGCTCCATGGCATTATTGCCTTCTCCCAGCTGTACCAGTGCAACAGCAGCTTCTGCAACAACAAACTGAACCACAGAAATCTGCAGCTGCAAGCCATTGGTGAGAATCTGTTCAGACTTTCGGTCTAGGCTTGGTCcagagtccctccagagaaatagagctgctgaGCTACCTGACATTTTGACAGTATGccattattagttacctttgtggatgaagtACAGATCCAgcctcacagtgctttgaggttcaaaagagaataatctttactggaaatattatacagaaatatatatcatatgcatctgcttcagtctccttactgaagcaggaTACAacagcttaaagagtagttacaaaaacaGCAGATTGTAAGcctctgtggctaggctgcaggcagactacacgTCAGCAGGGAGCTTTAATGGAGGACtctccttgcttcagagcacacatacacatacatctCCTCTtattgaagaaagaggaagtggacaGGAGCCCAGCTTAAATAAAGGGAATCCCAGAgcatgtgcttgggattttccCACTGCAACCTCTGCTGTAACACATGATGCACCAGTAAGTACACAGGAACAGCTTAGCTGCTTaaatagcttaacaacagcccttcaaggctgacttcaccagatTACTTACTGATTGCAGTTCCAACAGAATCATCTTCCTTTCAAACGCCCCACTACCATTTGTTGTGTTCTCCAAAAGACAGCCCCTTTGAACCCCAGTCACTGCATTTCTCTTATTCTAAATGTACTGAGAGCCAAATGCTATGTTTGTGACCAGTGAGCAGATCCTTCAGTATATAGCCTCAGATAGCAGGTTCAGGGAGCCCAGTATGGATCAGAGCCACTGGAATGGAGAACAGATATATGAatgcttccctcttccttttaCCGTGGCCTGATCAGAACACCCCTTCCCTATCACTGtttttaggaggggaggggaggaagacaagTGTCCTTATTGGTGCCCCAACATCCTACGCTTGGGGTGCATTCTGAATGATTAacataaatgtaaaggtaaaggtatctgctGTACAAgtactggatcatgtctgacccttggggtgataccctctagcgttttcatggcagactcaatacggggtggtttgccattcccttccccagtcattaccgttttaccccccccccagcaagctgggtactcatcttaccgacctcggaaggatggaaggctgagtcaaccttgagccggctgctgggattgaactcccagcctcatgggcagagctttcagactgcacgtctgctgccttaccactctgcaccacgagAGGCTATGATTAACATAGACCAGTTTAAACTTGTACAATTGCATGATTTCCTTCATGTAAATAGGTTTCCAGGttctccctggccaccagcaaggaATAAGGAGGtagtgttgccagatccaggttgggaaactcctggagatttggggatggttcctggggaggatagggaccttaGAGGAgccaataccatagagtctaccctccaaagcagccattttctgcagaggaactcTAGTGTGAAGACGgcctgtaattccaagggaacccccaggtcccacctgaaggatggcatccctatgtgTGAAACAGGGAACTATAGTTTTGAGAAACTGCACCGTTTTCTTAACGCCCCCTTCACAGACCAGTGTACCCAGCATGCTTTGGGAAGAGAAGGCAGGGTGTTGAaaccatgtagagcagtggtccccaacctttttatcaccggggaccactcaacgcttgacaattttactgaggcccggtgtgtgtgtgggggggttgtttactcctctactctcaaccactgccctaacgctctctgatcgctatggtaatgtttaaacatcccttcaaaataagatacagacacgccacaacaatgaacataaggaacattttattttcatggacattttaactcatgacaatgacaaatcaatgagaaccctgagcttgtttctctgcaacgagtgatgggagacaatgacacccgaagtgtgttgtaaagggccgggggggatgaagtaaagggccgggggagggggagaaggcgtcctttgcggcccacctccaattagttgacggaccacatgtggtccgcggcccacaggttggggatcgctgataTAGAGGGTGCACCTATGCACTTTGTCCACACTCATTCCAGGTTTTTGCTTTCCAGGGAACGAGTCTGCAATGGTTCCGAACGGGGTGGAATGTTATAGCTGCCAAGGTGATGAGTGTTCAGTGGACAATTCTACCATCGTCAAGTGCTACAATTCATTTCGGGGTTGTTTCCATGGCAACATCACTATGAGAGCTGGTAAGATGGCCACCATTCAGTTAGGCAAGCTTGGGTGTTCCAGTCCCCCTAGAGACTTGATAGTTTGGCAGAAAAACAAACACCAGAGTTTGTAGTTGGTGTGAACCATATAAGGGGCCTACTGAAAGCAGggaatttcctttccttcccccctccccttttttattCCCTCAGAAGCTCACTGCATAACAGATCTTGTGCAGCAAAGTATTTTCATTCATCGTTGTTTGAACGTAAGGGCTATAAGGATTAAAACACATTTAATTATTGCTAGAGTGACAACTTTAGGATCCTTATCAGTAAGCAAAGGAAATGTAGGGGGAAAACTGTTCCATTAGTACCTTAATATAACGGTCCTTTTTATGCTCAGAAAACCTGCATCCAAGGAACACACGAAAAGATGTATCAATCCTGTTAAGGCCACAAGGGCCTTCATAAGGCCTATTCAGAAATCTctcctgtagaatcatagaataatagagttggaagggacctcatgggtcatctagtccaaccccctgcactatgcagcacactcacaaccctatctctcatccactgtaacctgccatccccttgagccttcacataattagcctctccatcagacggctatccaacctctgcttaaaaatctccaaagatggagaacccaccgcctcctgaggaagcctgttccactgagaaaccaaactgtcaggaacttcttccggatgtttggatggaatttcttttgaattaatttcatcccattggttttggtcagtccctctggggcaagagagaacaactctgctccaacttctatatggcagccttttaaatatttgaatactTGAATACGATTCATCATTGTTTGAACATAagggctttttattattttattattgataaAATGACAGCTTTAGGATCCTTATCAGTAAGCAAAGGAAGATGAaggaggaagactgttccattaCTAGCTTAATATAATAGTCCCTTTTATGCTCAGAAAACCTGAGCAGCACATGAAAAGATGTATCAGTCCTATTAAGGCCACAAGGGCCTTCATAAGGCCTATTCAAAAATCTCTCCTGTAGAATAATTGGAGATGCACTTACTGGGAGCAGGGAGGAATGACAGAAATTAACTCAACATGCTTACATGACTTGGAAATTATGTAGGCATACATCAAGAGGCAATGCTGTAATGATAGAATTTTGCCCAAAAAACAGAGCATCATTACCCTGGACATTCCCAACATGCCAAGTTACTCCTGGCCAAGTGGGCGTATTGCGttaatttctggcattcttccttttgtgtgtttgtgtgtgtgtggggggggtaattGGGTGGGAACTACAGTCTGAAAGTATGGAACCCCCAACCAGATTGGGGGGGCAGGGGTCTAGCAAGTCTATCTGTGTTTCTTTATCTTTCAAAGAATAATATCTTATTAATTGCACATGTGTCCTGCCCTTCAGCAAAAATTTCAGGAACCCTTTTccgcactgggaatttgccccgccTCACCACTCATCCAgtggcagggctaattcccagttCCTCTTGATGTTGACACCGGTCCACTGCTATGCCAGgtgtggcccaactcaggccctctgttgccccgtGGCAAGAGAATGTGGATATATCCACGTTCCATTTTTTGCCCTAGAGGACAACGGAGGCCTACGTCAAGACTGGCTCATGAGGCAGGAGAAGAGTCAGGCTATCCTGCCCTGGCTCCTTCCCCgactacagcatcccagaagggacaaaaaatgcctcaAGTGGCTCTGTGGTACTGCATGGCACTGTGGAGCCTCCTGtggcaatttttatttttaagaatggggtacTGTGATGAACTGTAATATCACATTCTAAACTTCACCACCCTGGCTCCCTATAGGAACATAAATCTAGGGCAGACAAGCTgtaccaggccaagtgctccccccacgcgggagcagggaagggaagggcaaccTGCCCGGGCTCAACCAGCAGGCTGCATTCAGGAGCACCAGCATCTGTGTGATAAATATCACAGAACCAGAGGCCAAGTATGaagtaaatgaagtaaaaattCTTCCGAATAACCTCCTCACTTCCCCACTTTTTCCATCcctcttttcaaatatttttcaggcaagTTCTCATTGACCAGGCCCATCAAGGGTTGCGTTCAGGATGAGGAGTGCACCAAAGTCACGCGAGGAAGCCCAGCCATCACGCTGGTGGGTTCCTGTTGCTCCGGTAACCTTTGCAATGTTGACCTCTCCAACAAAACTTACTTCGCTCCCAAGATCCCACGACTTGCAATCCTGCCCGAGCAAAGTGACAGTAACACCACTGAAGAAGTTACCCCTGGGTCCACTCAGGAGAGTTTGCCAGCTCCTACTGAGGCCAACATCAAAATCCCCTCTGTCACTGGGACCCCATCGCTGCTCAATCACGACAACCATGATCACAGCCATGACCATGACCATGACCACGACCATGACCATGAACACGACCACAGCCATGACCACGACCACGACGATGAGAACAAAGCAACCATCCCAgtgaaaaatgaatattttatcaATGCTGTTCACGTTGAGGAGCGCAAGCACCAAGAACAAGTCCCATATAGCGGTGGTGTGAGAGGCTTAGGGGGGTTGTTTTTGCTGAACTTGCTGCTAGTTGGGTTGCTTATGTAAGGGGAATGCCAAGAAAACTGACCTCATCTCTCAGTTCAGTTCCAATCCAGACCattttctatgattttttttcGCACTCAAATTAGGCTTCGGCCTACACAAGCTGGGCATCTTGTTTTGAAACCAGTGTTTTGGCCTCTAACATGGGAAGAGAGGTACAAGATCTATGCAACACATTTTGCCTATCAGAAGTACTTTTTCATTCAGGCACCTTCTACTGCCTTGTTTTTATGGGCACTATCTTGTAGCACCTTGGAAGGGATGACTCAAATTCGATACCAAACCAACAAGGCAAGAGCTTTGCATTATAGGTATTTGTAACAAAACTCAGGTTTTGAGTTTACAAA
Above is a window of Paroedura picta isolate Pp20150507F chromosome 5, Ppicta_v3.0, whole genome shotgun sequence DNA encoding:
- the LOC143837060 gene encoding ly6/PLAUR domain-containing protein 3-like, with amino-acid sequence MVSRFLFPACVLLGTLMFSSKGVLALECRNCVDIGDGGCSPGNMKTMKCAEASKVCVETVAAVQWSHGNFLIGEKGCGLGMPGQNDKAVELHGIIAFSQLYQCNSSFCNNKLNHRNLQLQAIGNESAMVPNGVECYSCQGDECSVDNSTIVKCYNSFRGCFHGNITMRAGKFSLTRPIKGCVQDEECTKVTRGSPAITLVGSCCSGNLCNVDLSNKTYFAPKIPRLAILPEQSDSNTTEEVTPGSTQESLPAPTEANIKIPSVTGTPSLLNHDNHDHSHDHDHDHDHDHEHDHSHDHDHDDENKATIPVKNEYFINAVHVEERKHQEQVPYSGGVRGLGGLFLLNLLLVGLLM